The following DNA comes from uncultured Methanobrevibacter sp..
TATAAGCTTCAGGTGATAGGTTGATTCCCTTTTTTGCAAATTTTAATAGAATTTTATTAGTTGACATATTAGTTAAAATTTTTATTTTCTATATTAATAAACTTTGAGAATTTTTAATCCTAATGTTTATTTTCATTCGTTATATTTATTATATATTAAAAATAAAATTTAAATCATTATAATGTACTTATTATAAGTAAAATGATTGTGATAAAAATGGCAAGTAAGGTACTTAGAATTATTTTAATTGTTGTATTATTTATTATATTCTTTGAAGTGGGACTTGTTAGTTCATATACCATTGTAACTTCCGAAGCTCCTAATGTTCAAGGGCTGATAGATATGCAAATTTCAAAAATAGCTGGAATGTTTACTCCAGAAAAAGTAAATAATATGTTAATTAAAGATCCAAGTCCTGTTAACATTACTAATAAAAAAGATGTAGCCTTGAAGATGGAGTCAATGTCGCAGGTCGATGGTGTTAATGTTGATTCTATGAATGTTACAACTTACGATGACACTAGTAAAGGCAATTTTACAGTAACTATAGAAGCTTTAGGTTATGCATCTCCTAATTCAAACTCAGGACAAATTGTTATTAGTAAAGTCCCATCCTATAAGATTATAGCAAAAGGAAATGCATCCTACAAGGAAAATGGACTTACAGTTGATGAAAGGACAATAGTAATAAATTCAATCTTAAAATTGCATAATAAAACTGGTGATACATCATACACTAATTATAACAGCAGTAACAGTTATAATACTGCATACACTGATTACAGCGGCAGCAGTAACAGTTATAATACTGCATATACTGATTATAGTAGTAGCGGCAGTAGTAGCAGTAGTAGCAGTAGTAGTGGCGGCAGCAGTAACAATAGCTATTAGTTATATTAGGTTGATACAATGATTAATGTAATTGGAATTGGTCAGAATAGGGATAACATGACCTTGGGGGCTATTAAAGCCATCGAGGAATCTGATGTTATTATAGGTTATAAAAAATATATTAATCAGATTGAGGATTTAATTTCCGGTAAGGAAGTTATCAAAAAAGGAATGGGCGATGAGATAGCGAGAGCTGAATTTGCCATTCAAAAAAGTCTTGATGGCCAAACAGTTTCATTAATTAGTTCTGGAGACCCTGGTGTTTTTGGAATGGCCAACGTATTGTATCAGATTGTTAGTAAATATGATGATGTTGAAATTAAGGTTTATCCTGGAGTATCCGCTTTGAATTATGCTTCCAGTCACTTAGGAGCACCGTTGCATGATTTTGCAGCTATCAGCTTAAGCAATATATTGACTCCACTTTCCGAGATAGAAAAGAAATTAAGGTATGCGCTTGAGGCTAACTTAATAGTTGCTGTATATAATCCAATTAGTAAAACACGTAAAGAACCATTCAGAAGATTTAAACAATGTGTTTTAGATATTAAAGGTGAAAATGCATTAATTGGTATTATTGATAGTACGTATGAGCCTCCAAAAGCAACAATCGTTAAACTTAAAGATTTAACAGAAGACATTGTTAACATGTCTTGTACATTAATAGTCGGAAACGATTTGACTTATGAGCAGGATGGAAAACTTGTAACACCTAGAGGATATGTTATAAGGTCTAAAATTCATCCATTATCACAAAATCATTATGAAAAATTTTTAAATGGCGAAATTGCACATGGACCTAACCGTGAATGTGAGTTCTATCCATGTCACTATGAAGGTCAGTACTGTGATTTCTGTTATTGTCCATTTTATCCATGCGGAGATTCTTCAACTGGCGGGGAATGGATTAAAGGCAAAGGCGTTTGGAACTGTAAGGAATGTATGTGGTTACACGATAAAGAGACAGTTGAATGCTTAAGAGAACCTTTAGAAAACATTTTAGAAGAAGTTGAAGATTTGAAATCAAAGAAAAAAACATTATTGAAACTTAGAAAAGCATGTTTATTGCATGTCAATCCAAACGACTTATGAGGTAATTTAATTGTCAATCAAAAATCTTTTAATTGAAATGAAGAACATGTCGGAATTAATGGTTGATTTAGCTTATTCCGCTGTATTGTTCAACAGTAAGACTGCTGCTGAGGAAGTCATTACATTAGAAAATGAAGTCAATGCAATGAATTATGAAATTAAAAAAGAATCATTAGTTGCTGCCAGATCATATGAAGATGCTGAAAAATTAACAGCATTACTTGAAATTGCCGAAGCTACAGAAAGTATGGCAAATGCAGCAAAAGATTTAGCTGATTTAGTATTAACTGGTTTTAAACCACATCCAGTATTTAAAATGGTTATGGAAGAATCCGATAAAAGTATTGTTAGAGTTACTATAGATGACTCATCAGAATTAGCTAATAATACATTAGGTGATTTGCTTTTAGTGAATCGTACAGGTATGAGAGTAATTTCTATTAGACGAGGTGTATCCTGGATTTACGGTCCGGATAAGAATACAATGCTTTTAGCAGGTGACACATTAATTTTAAAAGGAACAGATGAGGGCGCTGATTTGCTTGAAAAATTAGCTGCAGGAACTTGTTCATTAGATGACATTCCAGATGAATTAGAAGAATAATTATAGAATATTGAGTGATAAAAATGATTAAGGGTAGTGATATTTGTGAAAAGCAAACAGAAGAAGATTCGCAGTTCACTATCTACTCAAGCGTTCTCTGATTTTTACGGAGAACATAAATCTATTTTAAAAGAAGGATTAATCGCTCTTTTAATTTGTGCTATTGGTGATTTAATAGCAGGTATTATTTTAGGTAAAATGACCTTTTTCCTTGAAACATTTCCGGGATTGTTAGTAATGATTCCTGGTGCTATTGGGATGAGGGGAAATATTTTTGGTTCTTTTGCTTCAAGATTATCAACCAACCTCCACATTGGTATAATATCACCTAAGTTTGAAAGGTCAGAAGAATTAA
Coding sequences within:
- the cobJ gene encoding precorrin-3B C(17)-methyltransferase, which produces MINVIGIGQNRDNMTLGAIKAIEESDVIIGYKKYINQIEDLISGKEVIKKGMGDEIARAEFAIQKSLDGQTVSLISSGDPGVFGMANVLYQIVSKYDDVEIKVYPGVSALNYASSHLGAPLHDFAAISLSNILTPLSEIEKKLRYALEANLIVAVYNPISKTRKEPFRRFKQCVLDIKGENALIGIIDSTYEPPKATIVKLKDLTEDIVNMSCTLIVGNDLTYEQDGKLVTPRGYVIRSKIHPLSQNHYEKFLNGEIAHGPNRECEFYPCHYEGQYCDFCYCPFYPCGDSSTGGEWIKGKGVWNCKECMWLHDKETVECLREPLENILEEVEDLKSKKKTLLKLRKACLLHVNPNDL
- a CDS encoding potassium channel family protein; the encoded protein is MSIKNLLIEMKNMSELMVDLAYSAVLFNSKTAAEEVITLENEVNAMNYEIKKESLVAARSYEDAEKLTALLEIAEATESMANAAKDLADLVLTGFKPHPVFKMVMEESDKSIVRVTIDDSSELANNTLGDLLLVNRTGMRVISIRRGVSWIYGPDKNTMLLAGDTLILKGTDEGADLLEKLAAGTCSLDDIPDELEE